Sequence from the Maribellus comscasis genome:
TATGGCAGCTAAAAACGCAACGGGGAAACCACTGATTATTCATGTTCATGCCACAGAGTTTGATCGAAGTGGAGGTAACGTTAACCCGGGTGTTTATGCCATCGAACGTGAAGGCATGGAAGTGGCCGACAAAATTATTGCCGTAAGTAATCTCACCCGAAATACAATTATTGAGAAATACGACATACCACCCGAAAAAATTACAACGGTTTACAATGCTGTTGAACCTGTTGGTGATACAAGACGCCCTATTATAAAAAAAGGTGTAAACGAAAAGGTAGTGACATTTTTAGGCCGCATTACCATGCAAAAAGGACCGGAATATTTTATTGAGGCAGCGAATCTGGTGCTCCGGAAAATGAACAACGTGCGTTTTGTTATGGCGGGCAGTGGCGATATGATGGATGGAATGATAAGCCGGGTAGCAGAACTTGGTATTACAGACAAATTTCATTTTACAGGTTTTCTTCAGGGTGATGATGTTTTTCAAATGTTTGAAATGACCGACGTTTTTGTTATGCCATCGATATCAGAGCCATTTGGGATTGTTCCGCTTGAAGCGATGCAATCGGGTGTTCCGGTAATTATTTCAAACCAGTCGGGTGTGGCAGAAATACTTGAAAATGCGATGAAAATTGACTTTTGGGACACACATGCAATGGCCGACGCAATGTTTGGATTATTAAATTACCCATCACTTGCAGAGCACTTTAAAATGGAAGGAAAACAGGAAGTTGACAACTTAAAATGGATAAACTCGGCCGCGCATGTTAAAGAAGTGTACGAAAGCACACTTAGTTCAGTAAACACTTAAAAACCAGCTAAATGAAATCAGTTTGTTTGTTTTTTCAGGTACACCAGCCGTTCAGACACCGTCGTTACCGTTTTTTTGACATCGGCAACGATCACTATTACTATGACGATTATAGCAACGAAACAATAATGCGGAAAGTGGCAGAAAAAAGTTATCTGCCAACCAATAAACTGCTGTTAAATCTGGCCGACAAGTTAGAGGGAAAGTTTAAAGTTTCCTTTTCAATTACCGGATTGGCACTCGAGCAGTTTGATTTGTATGCACCCGAAGTAATCGATTCATTTAAAGATCTTTCAAAAACGGGTTGTATTGAATTTCTGTCAGAAACCTATTCGCATTCTCTTTCTTCATTAAAAGACAAACACATTTTTAAAAAGCAGGTAAAACTTCACGACGAACATATTTTTGCATTGTTCGGACACAGACCGAGGGTGTTCAGAAATA
This genomic interval carries:
- a CDS encoding glycosyltransferase family 4 protein, whose protein sequence is MKVLMFGWEFPPHISGGLGTACYGLTKGLTELKNIDVIFVVPKAFGDEDQTGMQLIGANNVAINQRIVQFDDIQKKIDYYEVDSSIVPYVSEEEFWKLKSGKYSKETKFVQTDEGYKIDFSGSYGANLFQEIKNYAFVAEVIAQKNSFDIIHAHDWLAYPAGMAAKNATGKPLIIHVHATEFDRSGGNVNPGVYAIEREGMEVADKIIAVSNLTRNTIIEKYDIPPEKITTVYNAVEPVGDTRRPIIKKGVNEKVVTFLGRITMQKGPEYFIEAANLVLRKMNNVRFVMAGSGDMMDGMISRVAELGITDKFHFTGFLQGDDVFQMFEMTDVFVMPSISEPFGIVPLEAMQSGVPVIISNQSGVAEILENAMKIDFWDTHAMADAMFGLLNYPSLAEHFKMEGKQEVDNLKWINSAAHVKEVYESTLSSVNT